The following nucleotide sequence is from Candidatus Limnocylindria bacterium.
GCACGTCGTCGACGGCGCGCTGTATGGCAGTCGCGCTGATCGCGTCGTGGTCGCGCAGCAATGCGACGATGCGCCCGCGCACGCGCCGGTCGCTCGTCGCGAAGGTGGCCTGCCGGCGTGGCGCGGCGCGAACGATCCGTCCGCGCGAGCGGCAACCTTCCGCGATCGGGCAGACGTCGCAGCGTGGCGTTCGCGCGAGACACACTGTCGCGCCGAGATCCATGAGCGCGTGATGCCAGCGATCGGCGCGTCGTCGAGGAACGAGACGCTCGTCGATCGCGACGGCTTCGCGTTCCGTCGCGATCCGGCCGAGGAGCACTCGCCCCAGCACTCGGCGGATGTTCGTGTCGGCGAAGGCCACGCTTTCGCCGCGGCTGAAGCAGCTCACCGCGCCGGCCGTGTAGGTGCCGACTCCCGGGAGCGCATCCAGGCCGTCGCGCGTCTTTGGGAGCGAGCGGGGATGCAGCCGCGCGATGCGGTGGAGATCGCGTGCGCGGCGGTTGTACCCCAGACCCGACCACGCCCGGAGGACGTCGCCGAGCGTGGCGCGGGAGAGCGCGGAGAGGGTGGGAAAGCGCCGGAGAAAGGTCGCGTAGGCGGGGACCACGCGCGAGACCTGGGTCTGCTGGAGCATCACTTCAGAAACGAGCACGGCGTACGGATCGCGCGTGCGGCGCCACGGAAGGTCCCGCGCGCTCCGGTCGTACCACCGCTGCAGTCGCCGTCGGAGCGTCCCCGCCACGGCCCTGTCCGTGTACAATCTGTCGCCAGCATAGGTAGCCCGGAGTGCTGAGGGCCGCGAGGTCTTCAGTTCTTTTGTTTCTAGGGCGGTGGGTAGCGCGAGTCGCACCCGGGGTAACGGAGGCTCAATGAACAATCTCGAAAAGCCGGTATATGTCTCTGCCGATGGGCTGAGGAAGCTGCAGGCGGAGCTCGAAGAGCTGCGCACGACCAAGCGCACCGAGGTGGCCGAGCGCATCCATGCCGCCATGGAGTTCGGCGACTTCACCGAGAACTCCGAGC
It contains:
- a CDS encoding A/G-specific adenine glycosylase, which codes for MYTDRAVAGTLRRRLQRWYDRSARDLPWRRTRDPYAVLVSEVMLQQTQVSRVVPAYATFLRRFPTLSALSRATLGDVLRAWSGLGYNRRARDLHRIARLHPRSLPKTRDGLDALPGVGTYTAGAVSCFSRGESVAFADTNIRRVLGRVLLGRIATEREAVAIDERLVPRRRADRWHHALMDLGATVCLARTPRCDVCPIAEGCRSRGRIVRAAPRRQATFATSDRRVRGRIVALLRDHDAISATAIQRAVDDVRVPDLLAALVDEGLVEREGRAVRLPL